A genomic segment from Rhodospirillum centenum SW encodes:
- a CDS encoding helix-turn-helix domain-containing protein, producing MTEKKAMLGHKVRRLRRDLKLTQAQMADELGISPSYLNLIESNQRPLTVPLLLKIGQIYDVDLSTFAETDETRLVAGLKEVFADPLFETSDIKNQDMKELAAVAPTLGQAVVQLYRAYREARQDLSVLAESMADGDKLQTQSVQAFPQEEVGEFFQANANHFPDLEIMAESLWIDGDLDAGDLYGSLATHLQKRHGVRVKLMPVEVMGGTVRRYDRHSKRVLVSEMLPPTGRTFQLAAQLALLRHRDVLDGIVEQGAFASEEAKRLALIGLASYFAAAVMMPYGRFLEAAKALRYDLEILMHRFVASFEQVAHRLTTLQRPGAKGVPFFFLRIDNAGNISKRFSALPAFHFARFGSACPRWNVHDAFRMPGAIQTQLAQLADGTVYFSVSRRVVKAGGGWKNPARQFAIALGTDIAHAGQLVYADGVDLHNKAAATPIGVNCRLCPRLDCTQRAFPPLNHRLEVDENIRGLSSYVAVGEV from the coding sequence ATGACCGAGAAGAAAGCGATGCTGGGCCACAAGGTCCGCCGGCTGCGCCGCGACCTGAAGCTGACCCAGGCCCAGATGGCGGACGAGCTGGGGATCAGCCCCAGCTATCTGAACCTGATCGAATCGAACCAGCGGCCCCTGACCGTGCCGCTGCTGCTGAAGATCGGCCAGATCTACGACGTGGACCTCTCCACCTTCGCCGAGACGGACGAGACCCGCCTCGTCGCCGGGCTGAAGGAGGTGTTCGCCGATCCGCTGTTCGAGACCAGCGACATCAAGAACCAGGACATGAAGGAGCTGGCGGCCGTCGCCCCCACCCTGGGGCAGGCGGTGGTGCAGCTCTACCGCGCCTACCGCGAGGCGCGGCAGGACCTCTCGGTCCTGGCCGAGAGCATGGCCGACGGCGACAAGCTCCAGACCCAGAGCGTGCAGGCCTTCCCGCAGGAGGAGGTGGGGGAGTTCTTCCAGGCCAATGCCAACCATTTCCCCGATCTGGAGATCATGGCCGAGAGCCTGTGGATCGACGGCGACCTGGATGCGGGCGACCTCTACGGCAGTCTGGCGACGCATCTCCAGAAGCGGCACGGCGTCCGGGTGAAGCTGATGCCGGTGGAGGTGATGGGCGGCACCGTCCGGCGCTACGACCGGCACTCCAAGCGGGTGCTGGTTTCGGAGATGCTGCCGCCGACCGGGCGCACCTTCCAGCTTGCCGCCCAGCTCGCCCTGCTGCGCCACCGCGACGTGCTGGACGGCATCGTGGAGCAGGGCGCCTTCGCCAGCGAGGAGGCGAAGCGGCTGGCCCTGATCGGGCTGGCCAGCTATTTCGCCGCGGCGGTGATGATGCCCTACGGCCGCTTCCTGGAGGCGGCGAAGGCGCTGCGCTACGACCTGGAAATCCTGATGCACCGCTTCGTCGCCAGCTTCGAACAGGTGGCGCACCGGCTGACGACCCTGCAACGGCCGGGGGCGAAGGGCGTGCCCTTCTTCTTCCTGCGCATCGACAATGCCGGCAACATCTCCAAGCGGTTCAGCGCCCTGCCCGCCTTCCACTTCGCCCGCTTCGGCAGCGCCTGCCCGCGCTGGAACGTGCATGACGCCTTCCGCATGCCGGGCGCGATCCAGACCCAGCTCGCGCAGCTCGCCGACGGGACCGTCTACTTCTCCGTCTCGCGGCGCGTGGTGAAGGCCGGCGGCGGCTGGAAGAACCCGGCCCGGCAGTTCGCCATCGCGCTGGGCACCGACATCGCCCATGCCGGCCAGCTCGTCTATGCCGACGGGGTGGACCTGCACAACAAGGCGGCGGCGACGCCGATCGGCGTCAACTGCCGCCTCTGCCCCCGGCTGGACTGCACCCAGCGCGCCTTCCCGCCGCTGAACCACCGGCTGGAGGTGGACGAGAACATCCGCGGCCTCAGCAGCTACGTGGCGGTGGGCGAGGTCTGA
- the aceA gene encoding isocitrate lyase, producing MSPLDHGAPAKADLEAIHAKRWDGIKRDYTMEDVRRLSGSVKIEYTLAEMGARRLWELLHTRPYVHTLGAFTGNQAVQHVKAGLEAIYLSGWQVAADANLAGQMYPDQSLYPANSVPAVVKRINNALQRADQIQTAEGKGDTHWFAPIIADAEAGFGGPLNAFELMKAMIEAGAAGVHFEDQLASEKKCGHLGGKVLIPIQQFIRTLNAARLGADVCGTSTLVIARTDAESAQLITSDVDERDHPFIDRNDRTPEGFFRIKKGVGVDYCIARALEYAPYSDLMWWETSKPNLDDARRFAEAVHKKFPGKMLAYNCSPSFNWKANLDDATIAKYQAELGAMGYKYQFVTLAGFHSLNLATFELAKGYKERGMAAYSEMQQREFAAVEKGFTAVKHQREVGTGYFDQVSLAISGGLSSTTAMKDSTETDQFH from the coding sequence ATGTCACCGCTCGACCACGGCGCCCCCGCCAAGGCCGACCTTGAGGCGATCCACGCGAAGCGCTGGGACGGCATCAAGCGCGACTACACGATGGAGGACGTCCGTCGCCTGTCGGGCTCCGTCAAGATCGAGTACACCCTGGCCGAGATGGGTGCGCGCCGCCTGTGGGAGCTGCTGCACACCCGCCCCTATGTCCATACGCTGGGCGCCTTCACCGGCAATCAGGCGGTGCAGCATGTGAAGGCCGGCCTGGAAGCCATCTACCTGTCCGGCTGGCAGGTCGCCGCCGACGCCAATCTGGCCGGCCAGATGTATCCCGACCAGAGCCTCTATCCGGCCAACTCGGTCCCGGCGGTGGTCAAGCGCATCAACAACGCGCTGCAGCGTGCCGACCAGATCCAGACGGCCGAGGGCAAGGGCGACACCCACTGGTTCGCGCCGATCATCGCCGACGCCGAGGCCGGCTTCGGCGGCCCGCTGAACGCCTTCGAGCTGATGAAGGCGATGATCGAGGCGGGCGCCGCCGGCGTCCACTTCGAGGACCAGCTCGCGTCGGAAAAGAAGTGCGGCCATCTGGGCGGCAAGGTGCTGATCCCGATCCAGCAGTTCATCCGCACGCTGAACGCCGCCCGCCTGGGCGCGGATGTCTGCGGCACCAGCACGCTGGTGATCGCCCGCACCGACGCCGAGTCGGCGCAGCTCATCACCTCCGACGTGGATGAGCGCGACCATCCCTTCATCGACCGCAACGACCGCACGCCGGAAGGCTTCTTCCGGATCAAGAAGGGCGTGGGCGTCGATTACTGCATCGCCCGCGCGCTGGAGTACGCGCCCTATTCCGACCTGATGTGGTGGGAGACGTCCAAGCCGAACCTGGACGACGCCCGCCGCTTCGCGGAGGCCGTCCACAAGAAGTTCCCCGGCAAGATGCTGGCCTACAACTGCTCGCCCTCCTTCAACTGGAAGGCCAACCTGGACGACGCGACCATCGCCAAGTACCAGGCTGAGCTGGGCGCCATGGGCTACAAGTACCAGTTCGTCACGCTGGCCGGCTTCCACTCGCTGAACCTCGCCACCTTCGAACTGGCGAAGGGCTACAAGGAGCGCGGCATGGCCGCCTACTCCGAGATGCAGCAGCGCGAGTTCGCGGCCGTGGAGAAGGGCTTCACCGCCGTGAAGCACCAGCGCGAGGTCGGCACCGGCTACTTCGACCAGGTCAGCCTGGCGATCTCCGGCGGCCTGTCCTCCACCACCGCCATGAAGGACTCGACCGAGACCGACCAGTTCCACTGA
- the aceB gene encoding malate synthase A, producing MTTLPAGVTLKGAVQPGFEQILTPEAIAFVVELERRFGARRLELLAAREARQARLDRGEKPDFLAETADVRAGDWTIAPLPQDLQDRRVEITGPVDRKMIINALNSGARLFMADFEDSNTPTWANQIEGQINLRDAVRRTIEFTDPASGKHYRLNEKPAVLKVRPRGWHLEERHLLVDGRPISGGLFDFGLFFFHNAKELLARGSGPYFYLPKMEGHLEARLWNDAFTYAEQALGVPHGSIKATVLIETILAAFEMDEILYELRDHSAGLNCGRWDYIFSFIKKFRTDPGAVLPDRAEVTMATHMMNSYSLLAIKTCHRRNAPAIGGMAAFIPIKGDEEANRAAFAKVKADKEREASNGHDGTWVAHPGLVPVALEVFDRLMPGPNQIARQRDDVTVTAADLLRVPDGHKTEAGLRMNVSVSIGYLEAWLRGLGCVPLFNLMEDAATAEISRTQIWQWLHNGSALDDGRRVDRAMVETVIAEELAAWKERVGADRYAAGKYEDAGRMLADLVFTDRFVEFLTLPAYERIVAEGA from the coding sequence ATGACCACCCTGCCCGCCGGCGTCACCTTGAAGGGCGCCGTGCAGCCCGGCTTCGAGCAGATCCTGACCCCCGAGGCGATCGCCTTCGTGGTCGAGCTTGAGCGCCGTTTCGGGGCCCGCCGGCTTGAGCTGCTGGCCGCCCGCGAGGCGCGGCAGGCGCGGCTGGACCGCGGCGAAAAGCCGGACTTCCTGGCGGAGACGGCGGACGTGCGCGCCGGCGACTGGACCATCGCGCCGCTGCCGCAGGACCTCCAGGACCGCCGGGTGGAGATCACCGGCCCGGTGGACCGCAAGATGATCATCAACGCCCTGAACAGCGGCGCGCGCCTGTTCATGGCGGACTTCGAGGACAGCAACACCCCGACCTGGGCCAACCAGATCGAGGGTCAGATCAATCTGCGCGACGCCGTGCGCCGGACCATCGAGTTCACCGATCCGGCCAGCGGCAAGCACTACCGGCTGAACGAGAAGCCGGCCGTGCTGAAGGTCCGGCCGCGCGGCTGGCACCTGGAGGAGCGGCATCTGCTGGTGGACGGCAGGCCGATCTCCGGCGGCCTGTTCGACTTCGGCCTGTTCTTCTTCCACAACGCCAAGGAGCTGCTGGCCCGCGGCAGCGGCCCCTACTTCTACCTGCCGAAGATGGAGGGCCATCTGGAGGCGCGGCTGTGGAACGACGCCTTCACCTACGCCGAGCAGGCGCTGGGCGTGCCGCACGGCTCGATCAAGGCCACCGTGCTGATCGAGACGATCCTGGCCGCCTTCGAGATGGACGAGATCCTGTACGAGCTGCGCGACCACTCGGCCGGCCTGAACTGCGGGCGCTGGGACTACATCTTCAGCTTCATCAAGAAGTTCCGCACCGACCCCGGCGCCGTGCTGCCGGACCGGGCGGAGGTGACGATGGCCACCCACATGATGAACAGCTACAGCCTGCTGGCCATCAAGACCTGCCACCGCCGCAACGCGCCGGCCATCGGCGGCATGGCCGCCTTCATCCCGATCAAGGGCGACGAGGAGGCGAACAGGGCCGCCTTTGCCAAGGTGAAGGCGGACAAGGAGCGCGAGGCGTCCAACGGCCATGACGGCACCTGGGTCGCGCATCCGGGGCTGGTCCCGGTGGCGCTGGAGGTGTTCGACCGGCTGATGCCGGGGCCGAACCAGATCGCGCGCCAGCGCGACGACGTGACGGTCACCGCCGCCGACCTGCTGCGCGTGCCCGACGGGCACAAGACCGAGGCCGGGCTGCGCATGAACGTCTCCGTCTCCATCGGCTATCTGGAGGCGTGGCTGCGCGGGCTGGGCTGCGTGCCGCTGTTCAACCTGATGGAGGACGCGGCCACGGCCGAGATCAGCCGCACCCAGATCTGGCAGTGGCTGCACAACGGCTCCGCCCTGGACGACGGCCGCAGGGTGGACCGGGCCATGGTGGAGACGGTCATCGCGGAGGAGCTGGCCGCCTGGAAGGAGCGCGTCGGCGCCGACCGCTATGCCGCCGGCAAGTACGAGGATGCCGGGCGGATGCTGGCCGATCTGGTCTTCACCGACCGCTTCGTGGAGTTCCTGACCCTGCCGGCCTATGAGCGCATCGTCGCCGAAGGCGCGTGA
- a CDS encoding site-specific tyrosine recombinase XerD: protein MAGAGKPRPGRPKAPPRPLPPGVDAFLDMLVAERGAAANTRDAYARDLRDVAAFLAARRGGTALDRASTDDLRAYLEHLHRDTGKTPSAGRTVARRLSALRQYYRFLVSEGLRAEDPAAVLDGPKPGRSLPKILTEADVALLLEGAARRGGPEGRRLTALLELLYATGLRVSELVGLPLAALTRDGRALVVRGKGGKERMVPLSQPAKEALAACLPDRPYFMVPGREARQQGLLFPSRSAAGVLTRQRFGQLMKELALEVGLDPGKVSPHVLRHCFATHLLDHGADLRSVQKMLGHADIGTTQIYTHVAGDRLRRTVETHHPLAKRRGSG from the coding sequence ATGGCGGGCGCCGGCAAGCCCCGTCCCGGCCGGCCGAAGGCGCCGCCGCGGCCGCTGCCGCCCGGGGTGGACGCCTTCCTGGACATGCTGGTGGCCGAGCGCGGCGCCGCCGCCAACACGCGTGACGCCTATGCCCGCGACCTGCGCGACGTCGCCGCCTTCCTGGCGGCCCGGCGCGGGGGCACGGCGCTCGACCGGGCCTCCACCGACGATCTGCGCGCCTATCTGGAGCATCTGCACCGGGATACCGGCAAGACGCCCTCGGCCGGGCGGACGGTGGCGCGGCGGCTGTCGGCACTGCGCCAGTACTACCGTTTCCTGGTGTCGGAGGGGCTGCGGGCGGAGGACCCGGCCGCCGTGCTGGACGGGCCGAAACCGGGCCGTTCCCTGCCGAAGATCCTGACGGAGGCGGATGTCGCCCTGCTGCTGGAGGGGGCGGCCCGGCGCGGCGGGCCGGAGGGGCGACGGCTGACGGCCCTGCTGGAACTGCTCTACGCCACCGGCCTGCGCGTCTCGGAACTGGTGGGCCTGCCGCTGGCGGCGCTGACCCGCGACGGCCGCGCGCTGGTGGTGCGCGGCAAGGGCGGCAAGGAACGGATGGTGCCGCTGTCGCAGCCGGCCAAGGAGGCGCTGGCCGCCTGCCTGCCCGACCGGCCCTACTTCATGGTGCCGGGGCGGGAGGCGCGGCAGCAGGGGCTGCTGTTCCCCTCGCGCAGCGCCGCCGGCGTGCTGACCCGGCAGCGCTTCGGGCAGTTGATGAAGGAGCTGGCGCTGGAGGTCGGGCTGGACCCGGGCAAGGTCAGCCCGCACGTCCTGCGCCACTGCTTCGCCACCCACCTGCTGGACCACGGCGCCGACCTGCGCAGCGTTCAGAAGATGCTGGGCCATGCCGACATCGGCACGACCCAGATCTACACCCACGTCGCCGGCGACCGCCTGCGCCGCACGGTGGAGACGCACCACCCGCTGGCGAAGCGGCGCGGAAGCGGCTGA
- a CDS encoding Uma2 family endonuclease: MAAPARSPRHDPPRMTVAEFLAAPLAPGRRWELIDGAPVSQASPHQVHGRLQSRLARALGQALDRRNARDGTRCEPVTEAGIRTRLDPEHNYRVADLAVTCEETGPTAPPWVEAPVLIVEILSPGQEREQRAKLHLFAALPTVREILFLDSRAVRAELHRRAPDGGWPPAPAVLAGEGAVLRLETAGLDLPLARLYEGLGLEPDSDPETAAPTGPG; this comes from the coding sequence ATGGCCGCGCCCGCCCGCAGCCCCCGGCACGACCCGCCCCGCATGACGGTGGCGGAATTCCTCGCGGCCCCGCTCGCCCCCGGCCGCCGCTGGGAGCTGATCGACGGCGCGCCGGTCTCCCAGGCCTCGCCGCATCAGGTCCATGGCCGGCTACAGTCCAGGCTGGCCCGTGCGCTGGGCCAGGCGCTGGACCGTCGCAATGCCCGCGACGGCACCCGTTGCGAGCCGGTGACGGAGGCGGGCATCCGTACCCGGCTGGACCCGGAGCACAATTACCGTGTCGCTGACCTTGCGGTCACCTGCGAGGAGACGGGACCGACCGCGCCGCCCTGGGTCGAGGCGCCGGTGCTGATCGTGGAGATCCTCTCCCCCGGCCAGGAGCGGGAGCAGCGGGCCAAGCTGCACCTGTTCGCCGCCCTGCCGACCGTGCGGGAGATCCTGTTCCTGGACAGCCGGGCCGTGCGGGCGGAACTGCACCGCCGCGCCCCCGATGGCGGCTGGCCGCCCGCGCCCGCCGTGCTGGCGGGGGAGGGGGCGGTGCTGCGGCTGGAGACGGCGGGGCTGGACCTGCCGCTCGCCCGCCTCTACGAGGGGCTGGGCCTGGAACCGGACAGCGATCCGGAGACGGCCGCCCCGACCGGCCCCGGCTGA
- a CDS encoding shikimate kinase — protein MAQHPAFVPPRTLVLVGLMGAGKTSIGKRLAAKLHLPFVDADHEIESAAGCTIQEIFDRFGEAQFRDGERRVIARLLEGQVRVLSTGGGAFMHPETRALIRERGLSVWLRAPLDLLVARTGRRDNRPLLKQGNPRDILAALMAQRYPVYAEADITVDSDERPPEETAERVLAALRHHLAAAAVPADGAVQTDGRGRDA, from the coding sequence ATGGCGCAGCATCCTGCCTTCGTCCCGCCCCGGACCCTCGTGCTCGTCGGCCTGATGGGGGCGGGCAAGACCAGCATCGGCAAGCGGCTGGCGGCCAAGCTGCACCTGCCCTTCGTCGATGCCGACCATGAGATCGAATCGGCCGCCGGTTGCACCATCCAGGAAATCTTCGACCGCTTCGGCGAGGCCCAGTTCCGCGACGGCGAGCGGCGCGTGATCGCGCGCCTGCTGGAAGGACAGGTCCGGGTGCTCTCCACCGGCGGCGGCGCCTTCATGCACCCGGAGACGCGCGCCCTGATCCGCGAGCGCGGCCTGTCGGTCTGGCTGCGCGCGCCGCTGGACCTGCTGGTGGCGCGCACCGGCCGGCGCGACAACCGGCCGCTGCTGAAGCAGGGCAACCCGCGCGACATCCTGGCGGCCCTGATGGCGCAGCGCTATCCCGTCTATGCCGAGGCGGACATCACCGTGGACAGCGACGAGCGCCCGCCGGAGGAGACGGCCGAGCGGGTGCTGGCGGCGCTGCGCCACCATCTCGCGGCGGCGGCCGTGCCGGCGGACGGCGCGGTGCAGACGGACGGTCGGGGACGGGACGCATGA
- a CDS encoding dTMP kinase, producing the protein MLIAIEGIDGAGKRTLTDAVATLLAERGLTCSATSFPQYGRTRAARGVQDLLNLGPEELARIDPREAAAWYALDRFESRGLLAGLRAGHDVVLIDRWIASNIAYQRARAPAAEGPGLEAWILSLETGLYGLPVPDATVLVATPETAAADLIRRKGGRDYTDKAFDALEANRALQARVLATYHDLAARGVLGRWIVLHPVRDGTLRPPADLAAEVVAALLP; encoded by the coding sequence ATGTTGATCGCCATTGAAGGCATCGACGGTGCCGGCAAGCGGACGCTGACCGACGCCGTCGCCACGCTGCTGGCCGAGCGCGGCCTGACCTGTTCGGCCACCTCCTTCCCGCAGTACGGCCGCACCCGTGCCGCGCGCGGGGTGCAGGATCTGCTGAATCTGGGGCCGGAGGAGCTGGCCCGGATCGACCCGCGCGAGGCCGCCGCCTGGTACGCGCTGGACCGTTTCGAAAGCCGCGGCCTGCTGGCCGGGCTGCGCGCGGGCCACGACGTCGTGCTGATCGACCGCTGGATCGCCTCCAACATCGCCTACCAGCGCGCCCGCGCCCCCGCGGCGGAGGGGCCGGGGCTGGAGGCCTGGATCCTGTCGCTGGAGACGGGGCTCTACGGCCTGCCCGTGCCGGACGCCACGGTGCTGGTGGCAACGCCGGAGACGGCGGCGGCCGACCTGATCCGCCGCAAGGGCGGGCGCGACTACACGGACAAGGCGTTCGACGCGCTGGAGGCGAACCGCGCGCTCCAGGCGCGGGTGCTGGCCACCTACCACGATCTGGCGGCGCGCGGCGTGCTGGGGCGCTGGATCGTGCTGCACCCCGTCCGCGACGGTACCCTGCGCCCCCCCGCCGACCTCGCCGCCGAGGTCGTCGCGGCCCTGCTGCCGTAG
- a CDS encoding BglII/BstYI family type II restriction endonuclease: MSTVHLVPDDLRDLYHVKEWRNATGVLATACPQEWAEIMEVLRSFRLHRSDVVAPGKNRSPISRGMDEAFRARGWVEKKFETSIRIDSVEYVSPTHKVDCVKGRVALEVEWNNKDPFYDRDLNNFRLLFDLRAIDVGVIVTRSSELQRIFDALGKGSSYGNSTTHHEKLWPRLDGGGGGGCPVLTFAITPKLWVDDGDDAPGSPAGGGVETLFGGR; this comes from the coding sequence ATGTCCACGGTCCATCTGGTTCCCGACGATCTACGGGATCTCTACCACGTCAAAGAATGGCGGAACGCGACCGGGGTCCTGGCCACGGCCTGCCCGCAGGAATGGGCCGAGATCATGGAGGTCCTGCGGTCCTTCCGGCTGCACCGTTCGGACGTGGTGGCGCCGGGGAAGAACCGCTCCCCCATCTCCCGCGGCATGGACGAAGCGTTCCGGGCCCGCGGATGGGTGGAGAAGAAGTTCGAAACGTCGATCAGGATCGATTCGGTCGAGTATGTGAGCCCGACCCACAAGGTGGACTGCGTCAAGGGACGGGTCGCGCTGGAGGTGGAATGGAACAACAAGGATCCGTTCTACGACCGAGACCTGAACAATTTCCGCCTTCTGTTCGACCTGCGGGCGATTGATGTCGGCGTCATCGTCACGCGGTCGAGCGAGCTTCAGCGGATCTTCGACGCCCTGGGCAAGGGCAGTTCCTACGGCAACTCCACGACCCATCACGAGAAGCTGTGGCCCCGGCTGGATGGTGGCGGCGGCGGAGGCTGCCCCGTGCTGACCTTCGCCATTACCCCGAAACTCTGGGTGGATGACGGCGACGACGCGCCGGGGTCCCCCGCCGGCGGCGGAGTGGAGACGCTATTCGGCGGCCGCTAG
- a CDS encoding MT-A70 family methyltransferase, translating into MTGEAAIDPGRDLLAFAAGRTFSTVLADPPWRFTNRTGKMAPEHRRLSRYGTMTLDGICALPVQRIVAPTAHLYLWVPNALLPEGIQVLRAWGFEYKSNIVWHKIRKDGGSDGRGVGFYFRNVTELILFGVRGRNARTLDAGRTQVNYIGTRKREHSRKPDEQYGLIESCSPGPYLELFARGTRPNWSVWGNQADESYEPTWTTYSHNSAADRRLAAAE; encoded by the coding sequence ATGACGGGTGAAGCGGCCATTGATCCGGGCAGGGACCTGCTGGCGTTCGCCGCGGGGCGGACGTTCAGCACCGTGCTCGCGGACCCGCCGTGGCGCTTCACGAACCGGACCGGGAAAATGGCGCCGGAGCATCGACGGCTGTCCCGGTACGGCACCATGACACTGGACGGGATCTGCGCCCTGCCCGTGCAGCGGATCGTCGCCCCCACGGCTCATCTCTATCTCTGGGTGCCGAACGCGCTCCTGCCCGAGGGCATCCAGGTCCTCCGCGCCTGGGGGTTCGAGTACAAATCCAACATCGTCTGGCACAAGATCCGGAAGGACGGGGGGTCGGACGGCCGTGGCGTCGGTTTCTATTTCAGGAACGTGACCGAACTCATCCTGTTCGGGGTCCGGGGCCGGAATGCCCGCACCCTTGATGCCGGCCGGACCCAGGTCAACTACATCGGGACGCGCAAGCGCGAGCATTCCCGCAAGCCCGACGAACAGTACGGCCTCATCGAATCGTGCAGTCCTGGCCCCTACCTCGAACTGTTCGCGCGGGGCACCCGCCCGAACTGGAGCGTCTGGGGCAATCAGGCCGATGAGAGTTACGAGCCGACCTGGACCACCTATTCGCACAATTCCGCGGCCGACCGCCGGCTAGCGGCCGCCGAATAG